One Salvelinus sp. IW2-2015 unplaced genomic scaffold, ASM291031v2 Un_scaffold1950, whole genome shotgun sequence DNA window includes the following coding sequences:
- the LOC112072520 gene encoding LOW QUALITY PROTEIN: cohesin subunit SA-2-like (The sequence of the model RefSeq protein was modified relative to this genomic sequence to represent the inferred CDS: inserted 2 bases in 2 codons; substituted 1 base at 1 genomic stop codon) — protein MIAAPELPSEFHYPQDTDTRFSSDTDFSEAPDVSINPTKGKGGKKGKKVTGEKGKGAGGAGRMNGHYQENGMENLMLFEVVKMGKSAMQSVVDDWIEAYKTDRDMALLDLINFFIQCSGCKGVVSGEMFRNMQNSEIIRRMTEEFDEDSGDYPLTMAGPLWKKFKGSFCEFIAVLVRQCQYSIIYDEYLMDTVISLLTGLSDSQVRAFRHTSTLAAMKLMTALVNVALNLSINMDNTQRQYETERNKNVAKRANDRLELLLQKRKELQENQDEIENMMNAIFKGVFVHRYRDAIAEIRAITIEEIGMWMKLYSDAFLNDSYLKYVGWTMHDKQGEVRLKCLTALQGLYYNRELNTRLELFTSRFKDRIVSMTLDKEYDVAVQAIKLLTLVLHSTDEVLSPEDCESVYHLVYSAHRPVAIAAGEFLFKKLFSTREPEEEGAPKRRGRQSPNANLIKTTVFFFLESELHEHAAYLVDSLWESGADLLKDWECMTSLLLDDPVPGEEALTDRQETALIEIMLCTVRQAAECHPPVGRGTGKRVMTAKEKKTQLDDRTRMTELFAVALPPLLSKYSIDXEKVTNLLQLPQFFDLDIYTTGRLEKHLRRCCVQIREMVEKHTDTEVLEACSKNLPRSLXNEEFTIFNRVDIARSQLLDELVDKFNRLLEDFLQEGEEADDDDAYQVLSTLKRITAFHNAHDLSKWDLFSSNFKLLNTGIENGDMPEQIVVHALQCTHYVVLWYLAKVSEGSHRKEDMMSLRKQMRMFCLMCQRYLTNVNTTVKEQAFTILCDVLLVFSHQMVSGGREQLEPLVYSPDDSLQTELLSFILHHVFIDQDDDNGSTDGQQDDEAAKIEALHKRRNLLAAYCKLIIYNVVEMNTGADIFKQYMRYYNDYWXTHQVETMSKTRXIDKIQCAKTLILSLQQLFHEMLSELGTGFDRSSSAFCGIKELARRFSLTFGLDQVKTRDAIAMLHKDGIEFSFKEPSPQGEGNPPLHLAFLDILSEFSSKLMRQDKRTVHMYLERFMTFQMALQRDDCWLPLISYRNSLQAGGDDDTMSVVSGYSSRGSSVRSKKTKAATPTATVAAAKRRLPEAEESSSSSTDMSWQHQSMQTPVMMPSPHLTSTMMRGPGDMRGEAKRGRDDSYMGVYALPSDSQQQPHPHTLPQTPQLHQTPIDYNTQVTWMLAQRQQEEVRQQQERAMNYAKLRTNLQQAIRRGTGLMEEDEEPIVEDVMMSSEGRMEDLNEGMDFDTMDIDLPPSKNRRERSELKPDYFDPGSIMDESVLGVSMF, from the exons ATGATAGCGGCACCAGAGTTACCGTCGGAGTTCCACTATCCTCA GGATACGGACACCCGTTTCTCCTCAGACACAGACTTCTCTGAGGCTCCTGATGTCAGTATCAACCCAACCAAAGGAAAG GGGGGTAAGAAGGGGAAGAAGGTGACAGGAGAGAAGGGTAAAGGAGcgggaggagcagggaggatgAACGGCCACTACCAGGAGAATGGCATGGAGAACCTAATGCTGTTTGAGGTTGTCAAGATGGGCAAGAGCGCCATGCAg TCTGTGGTGGATGACTGGATTGAGGCGTATAAAACCGACAGGGACATGGCTCTGCTAGACCTGATCAACTTCTTCATCCAGTGTTCTGGCTGTAAAGGAGTGGTCAGTGGAGAGATGTTCCGAAACATGCAGAACTCTGAGATCATCAGGAGGATGACAGAGGAGTTTGACGAG GACAGCGGAGACTATCCTCTGACCATGGCGGGTCCACTGTGGAAGAAGTTTAAGGGTAGTTTCTGTGAGTTCATTGCTGTCTTGGTGAGACAGTGTCAGTACAGCATCATCTATGATGAGTACCTCATGGACACGGTCATATCGCTCCTCACCGGACTGTCGGACTCACAGGTCCGAGCCTTCAGGCACACCAGCACACTGGCAG ctatgaAACTGATGACAGCCCTGGTGAATGTAGCTCTGAACCTGAGCATCAACATGGACAACACACAGCGGCAGtacgagacagagagaaacaagaaTGTCGCCAAGAGAGCCAACGACCGGCTGGAGCTACTGCTGCAGAAACGCAAAGAG CTTCAAGAAAATCAGGACGAAATTGAAAACATGATGAATGCTATATTCAAGGGTGTGTTTGTACACCGATATCG tgatgCCATAGCAGAGATCAGAGCTATCACTATAGAGGAGATAGGAATGTGGATGAAGCTCTACAGTGACGCCTTCCTCAATGACAGCTACCTGAAATATGTAGGCTGGACCATGCACGacaag CAAGGCGAGGTGCGTCTGAAATGTTTGACAGCGCTGCAGGGACTCTACTACAACAGAGAACTGAACACCAGACTGGAGCTGTTCACCAGCCGCTTCAAG GACCGCATTGTCTCCATGACTCTGGACAAGGAATATGACGTCGCAGTACAAGCAATTAAACTGCTCACTCTGGTACTACA tagtaCAGATGAGGTGCTGAGCCCGGAGGACTGTGAGAGCGTCTATCACCTGGTCTACTCCGCCCACCGACCGGTCGCCATAGCAGCCGGGGAGTTCCTCTTCAagaa ACTGTTCAGTACGCGGGAGCCGGAAGAGGAGGGCGCCCccaagaggagaggaagacaaagCCCCAACGCCAACCTCATCAAAACTACTGttttcttcttcctggagagcgag CTTCATGAGCATGCTGCGTACCTGGTGGACTCTCTGTGGGAGAGTGGAGCAGACCTGTTGAAGGACTGGGAGTGTATGACCAGCCTGCTACTGGATGACCCCGTGCCAGGGGAGGAAG ccctgacagacagacaggagacggcTCTCATAGAGATCATGCTGTGTACGGTGCGCCAGGCTGCAGAGTGCCACCCGCCCGTAGGCCGCGGAACTGGGAAAAGG GTGATGACAGCGAAGGAGAAGAAGACTCAGCTAGATGACAGGACCAGRATGACAGAGCTGTTTGCTGTGGCATTGCCTCCTCTGCTGTCCAAA TACTCCATAGATWCAGAGAAGGTGACCAACCTGCTGCAGCTCCCTCAGTTCTTTGACCTGGATATCTACACCACAGGACGACTGGAAAAG CACTTGAGGCGTTGCTGCGTTCAGATCAGGGAGATGgtggagaaacacacagacacagaggtgcTGGAGGCTTGCTCGAAGAACTTACCACGCTCGC GCAACGAGGAGTTCACCATCTTTAACAGAGTGGACATCGCCAGGTCACAGCTGCTGGATGAACTGGTGGACAAATTCAACAGACTGCTGGAAGACTTCTTACAAGAG ggtGAAGAGGCTGACGATGATGATGCCTACCAGGTCCTGTCTACTCTCAAGAGAATCACAGCCTTCCACAA tgCCCATGACCTGTCCAAGTGGGATCTGTTCAGCAGTAACTTCAAGTTGCTCAACACGGGCATTGAGAACGGAGACATGCCAGAGCAGATAGTGGTCCATGCTCTACAGTGTACCCACTACGTTGTCCTGTGGTATTTGGCCAAGGTCTCAGAGGGCAGCCACAGAAAG GAGGACATGATGAGCCTGAGGAAACAGATGCGGATGTTCTGTCTGATGTGTCAACGTTACCTCACCAACGTCAACACAACCGTCAAGGAACAG gcGTTCACCATACTGTGTGATGTGTTGCTGGTCTTCAGTCATCAGATGGTCTCAGGAGGCAGAGAGCAGCTGGAGCCGCTGGTCTACAGTCCTGATGATTCGTTACAGACAGAACTACTGTCCTTCATACTGCACCATGTCTTCATAGACCAGGACGATGACAACGGcagcacag ATGGCCAGCAGGATGACGAGGCAGCGAAGATAGAAGCTCTTCATAAGAGACGTAACCTCCTGGCGGCCTACTGTAAACTTATCATCTATAACGTAGTAGAGATGAACACTGGAGCTGACATCTTTAAACAGTACATGAGG TATTACAATGACTATTGGTGAACTCATCAAGTGGAGACCATGTCTAAGACCA CGATAGACAAGATCCAATGTGCCAAGAC cctcaTCCTCAGTCTACAGCAg ttGTTCCATGAGATGTTGTCAGAGTTGGGGACAGGATTTGACCGCTCGTCCTCAGCGTTCTGTGGGATCAAGGAGCTGGCCAGACGTTTCTCTCTCACCTTCGGTCTGGACCAGGTGAAAACACGAGATGCTATCGCCATGCTGCACAA ggATGGTATAGAGTTTTCGTTTAAGGAGCCAAGTCCCCAGGGAGAAGGAAACCCTCCTCTTCACCTGGCCTTCCTAGACATCCTCTCTGAGTTTTCCTCCAAACTAATGAGGCAGGACAAGAGGACTGT TCACATGTATCTGGAGAGGTTCATGACCTTCCAGATGGCCCTCCAGAGAGACGACTGCTGGCTACCGCTCATCTCCTACAGGAACTCCCTGCAGGCCGGCGGGGACGATGACACCATGTCTGTTGTCTCCGGCTACTCCTCCAGAGGGTCGTCGGTCAGATCCAAGAAGACCAAGGCTGCTACTCCCACTGCTACCGTCGCCGCAGCCAAGAGGAGACTTCCTGAAG cGGAggagagcagtagcagcagtacagATATGTCGTGGCAGCACCAGAGCATGCAGACTCCAGTGATGATGCCCTCCCCCCACCTCACCTCTACCATGATGAGAGGACCAGGGGACATGAGGGGGGAGGCCAAACGGGGGAGAGACGACAGCTACATGGGAGTGTACGCCCTCCCTTCAGACTCCCAGCAGCAGCCACACCCTCACACACTCCCCCAAACCCCTCAACTCCACCAGACACCCATCGACTACAA TACCCAGGTGACGTGGATGCTGGCTCAGAGGCAGCAGGAGGAGGTTCGTCAGCAGCAGGAGAGAGCCATGAACTACGCCAAGCTCAGGACCAACCTGCAACAGGCCat tcggcGTGGTACAGGGctgatggaggaggatgaggagcctATCGTAGAGGACGTGATGATGTCATCAGAGGGTCGTATGGAAGACCTCAACGAGGGCATGGACTTTGACACCATGGACATTGACCTG
- the LOC112072521 gene encoding E3 ubiquitin-protein ligase XIAP isoform X1: MSTYIKPIHLRQPCPCVVMSGPGRDSDLESDHAVDWSMMDMRLDSFRGSLLAQQVSAERLARAGFYFTGQADKVRCFSCHKTVENWCGGDAPAERHAEVSPTCKFLSCTHRSRVNSLQGAMLTNEAHYNEDAEDMEFRLRTGEVVDESTYPMVPHMVSEDSRFNTLGPWPSTSPVQPRELAQAGLFYMGSSDRVQCFCCGGMLGGWQPGDTAWGEHSKHFPYCFFILGHDVGNLPSQAGREGDVGETRPRPGPRVPMQSFEERLGSFAGIQHTIDHERLARAGFYNTGAPDRVVCFCCGGGLKGWQPDENPWEEHAKHYPGCSFLLAEKGQEFVSSVQLQGPDWNNAASSHLNGCSSHGTEVLRSAMAQRAVEMGLEPALVERTILERIRRAGTGYSTLETLLQDCFNRGPDSDAETAENHGMCLTVSNAC; the protein is encoded by the exons CCCATCCATCTCAGGCAGCCCTGTCCCTGTGTCGTGATGTCAGGCCCCGGGAGAGACAGTGATCTGGAGTCAGACCACGCAGTAGACTGGTCCATGATGGACATGCGGCTGGACTCGTTCCGGGGTTCCCTCCTGGCCCAGCAGGTGTCAGCGGAGAGGTTGGCCCGCGCTGGGTTCTACTTCACGGGACAGGCTGACAAGGTGCGCTGCTTCAGCTGCCACAAGACTGTAGAGAACTGGTGTGGAGGGGACGCACCCGCGGAGAGGCACGCGGAG GTCTCCCCCACCTGTAAGTTCCTGAGCTGCACCCATCGATCCAGGGTTAACTCTCTTCAAGGTGCCATGCTGACCAACGAAGCCCACTACAACGAAGACGCTGAGGACATGGAGTTCCGCCTGAGAACGGGAGAAGTGGTGGATGAGTCCACCTACCCCATGGTCCCGCACATGGTCAGCGAAGACTCCCGGTTCAACACCTTAGGCCCGTGGCCCTCCACATCCCCGGTCCAGCCTAGAGAGCTGGCCCAGGCAGGGCTCTTTTATATGGGGTCGAGCGACCGGGTGCAGTGCTTCTGCTGTGGAGGGATGCTGGGGGGCTGGCAGCCTGGGGACACGGCATGGGGGGAGCACTCCAAACACTTCCCCTACTGCTTCTTCATACTGGGGCATGATGTGGGGAACCTCCCCTCTCAggcggggagagagggggatgtagGGGAGACCAGGCCACGCCCGGGTCCTCGGGTCCCCATGCAGAGCTTTGAGGAGAGGCTAGGCAGCTTTGCAGGAATCCAGCACACTATTGACCACGAGAGGCTGGCCAGAGCAGGCTTCTACAACACAG GAGCTCCAGACCGTGTGGTGTGTTTCTGCTGTGGTGGAGGTCTGAAGGGCTGGCAGCCGGACGAGAATCCCTGGGAGGAGCACGCCAAACACTATCCGGG GTGTAGTTTTCTACTGGCAGAGAAAGGACAGGAGTTCGTCAGCAGCGTTCAGCTACAAGGTCCTGACTGGAACAATGCT GCTTCAAGTCACCTGAATGGATGTTCAAGTCACGGAACAg AGGTGCTGAGGTCAGCCATGGCCCAGAGGGCGGTAGAGATGGGTCTGGAGCCTGCCCTGGTAGAGAGGACTATACTGGAGAGGATACGCAGGGCTGGGACAGGCTACTCCACCCTGGAGACTCTGCTGCAGGACTGCTTTAACAGAGGCCCTGACAGCGACGCAGAGACCGCAGAGAACCATGGTATGTGTCTCACAGTTAGCAATGCTTgttag
- the LOC112072521 gene encoding E3 ubiquitin-protein ligase XIAP isoform X2 codes for MSGPGRDSDLESDHAVDWSMMDMRLDSFRGSLLAQQVSAERLARAGFYFTGQADKVRCFSCHKTVENWCGGDAPAERHAEVSPTCKFLSCTHRSRVNSLQGAMLTNEAHYNEDAEDMEFRLRTGEVVDESTYPMVPHMVSEDSRFNTLGPWPSTSPVQPRELAQAGLFYMGSSDRVQCFCCGGMLGGWQPGDTAWGEHSKHFPYCFFILGHDVGNLPSQAGREGDVGETRPRPGPRVPMQSFEERLGSFAGIQHTIDHERLARAGFYNTGAPDRVVCFCCGGGLKGWQPDENPWEEHAKHYPGCSFLLAEKGQEFVSSVQLQGPDWNNAASSHLNGCSSHGTEVLRSAMAQRAVEMGLEPALVERTILERIRRAGTGYSTLETLLQDCFNRGPDSDAETAENHGMCLTVSNAC; via the exons ATGTCAGGCCCCGGGAGAGACAGTGATCTGGAGTCAGACCACGCAGTAGACTGGTCCATGATGGACATGCGGCTGGACTCGTTCCGGGGTTCCCTCCTGGCCCAGCAGGTGTCAGCGGAGAGGTTGGCCCGCGCTGGGTTCTACTTCACGGGACAGGCTGACAAGGTGCGCTGCTTCAGCTGCCACAAGACTGTAGAGAACTGGTGTGGAGGGGACGCACCCGCGGAGAGGCACGCGGAG GTCTCCCCCACCTGTAAGTTCCTGAGCTGCACCCATCGATCCAGGGTTAACTCTCTTCAAGGTGCCATGCTGACCAACGAAGCCCACTACAACGAAGACGCTGAGGACATGGAGTTCCGCCTGAGAACGGGAGAAGTGGTGGATGAGTCCACCTACCCCATGGTCCCGCACATGGTCAGCGAAGACTCCCGGTTCAACACCTTAGGCCCGTGGCCCTCCACATCCCCGGTCCAGCCTAGAGAGCTGGCCCAGGCAGGGCTCTTTTATATGGGGTCGAGCGACCGGGTGCAGTGCTTCTGCTGTGGAGGGATGCTGGGGGGCTGGCAGCCTGGGGACACGGCATGGGGGGAGCACTCCAAACACTTCCCCTACTGCTTCTTCATACTGGGGCATGATGTGGGGAACCTCCCCTCTCAggcggggagagagggggatgtagGGGAGACCAGGCCACGCCCGGGTCCTCGGGTCCCCATGCAGAGCTTTGAGGAGAGGCTAGGCAGCTTTGCAGGAATCCAGCACACTATTGACCACGAGAGGCTGGCCAGAGCAGGCTTCTACAACACAG GAGCTCCAGACCGTGTGGTGTGTTTCTGCTGTGGTGGAGGTCTGAAGGGCTGGCAGCCGGACGAGAATCCCTGGGAGGAGCACGCCAAACACTATCCGGG GTGTAGTTTTCTACTGGCAGAGAAAGGACAGGAGTTCGTCAGCAGCGTTCAGCTACAAGGTCCTGACTGGAACAATGCT GCTTCAAGTCACCTGAATGGATGTTCAAGTCACGGAACAg AGGTGCTGAGGTCAGCCATGGCCCAGAGGGCGGTAGAGATGGGTCTGGAGCCTGCCCTGGTAGAGAGGACTATACTGGAGAGGATACGCAGGGCTGGGACAGGCTACTCCACCCTGGAGACTCTGCTGCAGGACTGCTTTAACAGAGGCCCTGACAGCGACGCAGAGACCGCAGAGAACCATGGTATGTGTCTCACAGTTAGCAATGCTTgttag